From the genome of Streptomyces sp. NBC_01116, one region includes:
- a CDS encoding SpoIIE family protein phosphatase has protein sequence MRTEEVLAAIATGLWRWDNAAGTVTLDAEAARLLGLPAEPGSYRESAVRSRFHPVDWNEIYGVVNLAVTEGTLAEARLRIVDERGRVLRTVRSRSKPVVPPDQDTGNYVLFGTLQEVAEPQPGSTDAAHTPITGDWRRSREAFLLDAGRALAEARSTAEVLRVAGSLSMPGFSPDGLAVFGSAGERLTIIGHHGHNSEDEEPFTDMPLETDYPAAEVVRTGRAIYLPSPEEYRRRYPATWPLARRFKRQSWAFLPLVSSGRTMGAWMAGFRHPVAFSPDERAVLSTVARMLAQALARAGVAETERELSLGLQRSMMPTLGPQIPGMTVAARYVPTGGGLQVGGDWYDMIPLPTGRIALVIGDVQGHDVRAAGLMGQLRIALRAYASEGHRPDAVLSRASRFLSGLTDAYESVEGDEEPATPRFATCLYAEVDPEAGTLDIARAGHPDPVVVSTDGTAVIRQTAGGLPLGIETDSDYPTTRVVLEPGETIMLCTDGLIETGGHDMATGWDRLRPVLEEPVEDLEQLADALVQAVHGPASHYTTGPLADRREDDIAVLVLRRESSSARETPPRRSVLTIAQAEPERVSVGRQLVRELLHDWSDPDQVDSAVLMVSEMATNVLVHTDGDALMVAEISGERGERRLRVEVADASDELPHKRRPGEMASSGRGLVLMEMLADAWGVDPRGEGKSIWFELYESDGPGVSAEAAAS, from the coding sequence ATGCGCACCGAGGAAGTCCTGGCCGCGATCGCGACGGGCCTGTGGCGCTGGGACAACGCAGCCGGCACGGTCACGCTCGACGCGGAGGCGGCCCGGCTGCTCGGCCTGCCCGCCGAGCCGGGCAGCTACCGGGAGTCCGCGGTGCGCTCCCGTTTCCACCCGGTCGACTGGAACGAGATCTACGGGGTGGTGAACCTCGCGGTCACCGAGGGCACCCTCGCCGAGGCACGGCTGCGGATCGTGGACGAGCGCGGCCGGGTCCTCCGTACCGTACGCAGCCGGTCCAAGCCGGTCGTCCCGCCGGACCAGGACACCGGGAACTACGTTCTCTTCGGCACGCTCCAGGAGGTCGCCGAGCCGCAGCCCGGCTCCACCGACGCCGCCCACACGCCGATCACCGGGGACTGGCGCCGGTCCCGGGAGGCGTTCCTGCTGGACGCCGGGCGGGCGCTGGCCGAGGCCCGTTCCACCGCGGAGGTGCTGCGGGTCGCCGGTTCGCTCTCCATGCCCGGCTTCTCCCCGGACGGCCTGGCGGTCTTCGGCTCCGCCGGGGAGCGGCTGACGATCATCGGGCACCACGGGCACAACTCGGAGGACGAGGAGCCCTTCACCGACATGCCCCTGGAGACGGACTACCCGGCCGCCGAGGTCGTCCGCACCGGCCGGGCGATCTACCTCCCCTCACCCGAGGAGTACCGCCGCCGCTACCCGGCCACCTGGCCGCTCGCCCGGCGCTTCAAACGGCAGTCCTGGGCCTTTCTGCCCCTGGTGTCCTCCGGCCGCACGATGGGCGCCTGGATGGCGGGGTTCCGGCATCCGGTGGCGTTCTCCCCGGACGAGCGCGCGGTGCTCTCCACGGTCGCCCGCATGCTCGCCCAGGCCCTGGCCCGCGCCGGGGTGGCCGAGACGGAACGCGAGCTGTCGCTCGGGCTCCAGCGCTCGATGATGCCGACCCTGGGCCCGCAGATCCCCGGCATGACCGTGGCCGCGCGGTACGTGCCGACCGGCGGCGGGCTCCAGGTGGGCGGCGACTGGTACGACATGATCCCGCTGCCCACCGGCCGCATCGCCCTGGTCATCGGCGACGTCCAGGGCCATGACGTGCGGGCCGCCGGGCTGATGGGCCAGCTCCGCATCGCCCTGCGCGCCTACGCCTCCGAGGGGCACCGCCCGGACGCCGTGCTCTCCCGGGCCTCGCGCTTCCTGTCCGGGCTCACCGACGCGTACGAGAGCGTCGAGGGCGACGAGGAGCCCGCGACGCCGCGCTTCGCGACCTGTCTGTACGCGGAGGTGGACCCGGAGGCCGGGACCCTGGACATCGCCCGCGCCGGCCACCCCGACCCGGTGGTGGTCAGCACCGACGGGACCGCGGTGATCCGGCAGACGGCCGGCGGGCTGCCGCTCGGGATCGAGACGGACTCCGACTACCCCACCACCCGGGTGGTCCTGGAGCCCGGCGAGACGATCATGCTCTGCACGGACGGTCTCATCGAGACGGGCGGGCACGACATGGCCACCGGCTGGGACCGGCTGCGCCCGGTCCTGGAGGAGCCCGTCGAGGACCTGGAACAGCTGGCCGACGCCCTGGTCCAGGCCGTGCACGGGCCGGCCTCGCACTACACGACGGGGCCGCTCGCGGACCGGCGGGAGGACGACATCGCGGTCCTGGTGCTGCGGCGGGAGAGCAGCTCCGCCCGGGAGACGCCGCCGCGCCGCAGCGTCCTGACCATCGCGCAGGCCGAGCCCGAACGGGTCTCGGTCGGCCGGCAGCTCGTGCGCGAACTGCTCCACGACTGGAGCGATCCCGACCAGGTCGACTCGGCGGTCCTGATGGTCTCCGAGATGGCCACCAACGTGCTCGTCCACACCGACGGGGACGCGCTGATGGTGGCGGAGATCTCCGGCGAGCGGGGGGAGCGGCGGCTGCGCGTCGAGGTCGCCGACGCCAGCGACGAGCTGCCGCACAAGAGGCGGCCGGGCGAGATGGCGTCCAGCGGGCGGGGGCTGGTGCTGATGGAGATGCTGGCGGACGCGTGGGGGGTGGACCCGCGCGGGGAGGGGAAGTCGATCTGGTTCGAGCTGTACGAGTCGGACGGGCCGGGGGTGTCGGCGGAGGCCGCGGCCTCCTGA
- a CDS encoding AI-2E family transporter, with product MPAPQPLLPESARRAAAWCGVVLLVVGVAAVAIWLVVVLKTAVTPVLLALLGTALLGPVHRWLIARRLNRSLAAGLTCAALVAVVGGAGYIVVTALVDSGDQIVDSLKDAGQWVVDHLDIAGATDVDDLADNAKNLVEKFGASAAGGLLSGISLVGSLVATSVLALLLTFFFLRDSDRAVSLAHSVAPRGTGDLVEAMGRRAFEAVEGFMRGTTFIALIDAVCITVGLLILGVPGAVGLGALVFVGAYIPYLGAFLSGAVAVLVALADRGLVIALWVLGVVLAVQVLEGHVLQPMIQSRTVQMHPAMIMIALTAGASVAGLLGMLLAVPLCAAAFGVLGELRKGYGARPGPAPGGSGPSGGDPGPFGGDPGPSGSHPSPSGA from the coding sequence GTGCCCGCACCCCAGCCCCTCCTCCCCGAGAGCGCCCGCCGCGCGGCCGCCTGGTGCGGTGTCGTGCTGCTCGTCGTGGGCGTCGCCGCCGTCGCGATCTGGCTGGTCGTCGTCCTCAAGACCGCGGTCACCCCGGTGCTGCTCGCCCTGCTCGGCACCGCTCTGCTCGGACCCGTCCACCGGTGGCTCATCGCCCGCAGGCTCAACCGGTCGCTGGCCGCGGGGCTGACCTGCGCGGCCCTCGTCGCGGTGGTCGGGGGCGCCGGATACATCGTCGTCACCGCCCTCGTCGACTCCGGCGACCAGATCGTCGACTCGCTGAAGGACGCCGGCCAGTGGGTCGTGGACCATCTGGACATCGCGGGGGCCACGGACGTCGACGATCTGGCCGACAACGCGAAGAACCTGGTCGAGAAGTTCGGTGCGAGCGCGGCGGGCGGTCTGCTCAGCGGCATCAGCCTGGTCGGTTCGCTGGTGGCGACCAGTGTGCTGGCCCTGCTGCTGACCTTCTTCTTCCTGCGCGACTCGGACCGGGCGGTGAGCCTGGCCCACTCGGTGGCCCCGCGCGGCACGGGGGACCTGGTGGAGGCCATGGGGCGCCGGGCGTTCGAGGCCGTCGAGGGCTTCATGCGCGGCACCACGTTCATCGCCCTGATCGACGCCGTGTGCATCACGGTGGGCCTGCTGATCCTGGGCGTTCCCGGCGCGGTGGGGCTCGGCGCGCTGGTGTTCGTCGGCGCGTACATCCCTTACCTCGGGGCGTTCCTCTCCGGCGCGGTGGCGGTGCTGGTCGCGCTGGCCGACCGGGGGCTGGTGATCGCCCTGTGGGTCCTGGGGGTGGTGCTCGCGGTCCAGGTGCTGGAGGGCCATGTGCTCCAGCCGATGATCCAGAGCCGTACGGTCCAGATGCACCCCGCCATGATCATGATCGCGCTGACGGCCGGGGCGAGCGTGGCGGGCCTGCTCGGCATGCTGCTGGCCGTGCCCCTGTGCGCGGCGGCCTTCGGGGTCCTGGGCGAACTGCGCAAGGGGTACGGGGCCCGACCCGGTCCGGCCCCGGGCGGTTCCGGCCCGTCCGGCGGCGACCCGGGGCCGTTCGGCGGCGACCCCGGCCCTTCGGGCAGCCACCCCAGCCCGTCCGGCGCTTGA
- a CDS encoding pirin family protein, with amino-acid sequence MPAVTVDNPLTLPKVTASGDAAARPVLAVTTAPSGFEGEGFPVRRAFAGINYRHLDPFIMMDQMGEVEYAAGEPKGTPWHPHRGFETVTYLIDGTFIHQDSNGGGGTIENGDTQWMTAGSGLLHIEAPPESLVMSGGLFHGLQLWVNLPKADKMMAPRYQDIRGGEVQLLASPDGGALLRVIAGELDGHEGPGITHTPITMIHATVRPGAEVTLPWREDFNGLAYVLAGRGTAGAERRPVAMGQTAVFGTGGSLTVRADERQDGNTPDLEVVLLGGRPIREPMAHYGPFVMNSQAELKQAFEDFQAGRLGTVPAVHGM; translated from the coding sequence ATGCCCGCAGTGACCGTCGACAACCCGCTGACCCTGCCCAAGGTGACCGCTTCGGGTGACGCCGCGGCCCGTCCCGTGCTCGCCGTCACGACCGCGCCGAGCGGCTTCGAGGGCGAGGGCTTCCCCGTCCGCCGCGCGTTCGCGGGGATCAACTACCGGCACCTCGACCCGTTCATCATGATGGACCAGATGGGTGAGGTGGAGTACGCCGCGGGCGAGCCGAAGGGCACGCCCTGGCACCCGCACCGCGGCTTCGAGACGGTCACGTACCTCATCGACGGGACCTTCATCCACCAGGACTCCAACGGTGGCGGCGGCACCATCGAGAACGGCGACACCCAGTGGATGACCGCCGGATCCGGCCTGCTGCACATCGAGGCCCCGCCGGAGTCGCTCGTCATGTCCGGCGGGCTCTTCCACGGCCTCCAGCTCTGGGTGAACCTGCCCAAGGCCGACAAGATGATGGCCCCGCGCTACCAGGACATCCGCGGCGGCGAGGTCCAGCTGCTCGCCTCGCCCGACGGCGGTGCGCTGCTCCGGGTCATCGCCGGTGAGCTCGACGGCCACGAGGGCCCCGGCATCACCCACACCCCGATCACGATGATCCACGCCACCGTCCGGCCCGGCGCCGAGGTGACCCTGCCGTGGCGCGAGGACTTCAACGGTCTCGCCTACGTCCTGGCCGGGCGCGGCACGGCGGGCGCGGAGCGCCGCCCCGTCGCGATGGGCCAGACCGCGGTGTTCGGGACCGGCGGCTCGCTGACCGTCCGCGCGGACGAGCGCCAGGACGGCAACACCCCGGACCTGGAGGTCGTCCTCCTCGGCGGCCGCCCGATCCGGGAGCCGATGGCGCACTACGGACCGTTCGTGATGAACAGTCAGGCCGAGCTGAAGCAGGCCTTCGAGGACTTCCAGGCCGGTCGCCTGGGCACGGTCCCCGCGGTCCACGGCATGTGA
- a CDS encoding SseB family protein, which translates to MYGYDQNPGAQQQMGQMGQMGQMGGGYGEQPLYPEPSPPSLADAVRAFTTGSFSAEDFQQIFATSKVYCPRGDNPGFLALHNTQQPVIPMFTTLKELRLYAGKESKYFVITGAEVIDLLPTGYGFVLDMEGDHRMVFDAKAVEQMVDFAMRRMYG; encoded by the coding sequence ATGTACGGCTACGACCAGAACCCTGGTGCTCAGCAGCAGATGGGCCAGATGGGTCAGATGGGTCAGATGGGCGGCGGCTACGGGGAGCAGCCGCTGTATCCCGAACCGTCGCCGCCCTCCCTGGCCGACGCGGTACGGGCCTTCACCACCGGCTCCTTCTCCGCCGAGGACTTCCAGCAGATCTTCGCCACGTCGAAGGTCTACTGCCCGCGCGGCGACAATCCGGGCTTCCTTGCGCTGCACAACACGCAGCAGCCGGTGATCCCGATGTTCACCACGCTCAAGGAGCTGCGGCTGTACGCGGGCAAGGAGTCCAAATACTTCGTGATCACCGGGGCCGAGGTGATCGACCTGCTGCCGACGGGCTACGGCTTCGTCCTGGACATGGAGGGTGATCACCGGATGGTCTTCGACGCCAAGGCGGTCGAGCAGATGGTCGACTTCGCGATGCGTCGTATGTACGGGTAG
- a CDS encoding acyl-CoA dehydrogenase — translation MGHYKSNLRDIEFNLFEVLGRDKVYGTGPFGEMDVDTAKSILDEIARLAENELAESYADADRNPPVFDPETRTAPVPASFKKSYQAFMDSEYWRLGLPEEIGGTTSPRSLIWGYAELLLGANPAVWMYSSGPAFAGILFDEGNDEQKKIAEIAVEKQWGSTMVLTEPDAGSDVGAGRTKAVRQEDGSWHIEGVKRFITSGEHDMSENIIHYVLARPEGAGSGTKGLSLFMVPKFHFDWTTGELGERNGVYATNVEHKMGLKASNTCEMTFGDQHPAKGWLIGDKHDGIRQMFRIIEFARMMVGTKAIAALSAGYLNALEYAKERVQGPDLANFMDKTAPKVTITHHPDVRRSLMTQKAYAEGMRSLVLYTASVQDAIQEQEAAGEDAKALNGLNDLLLPIVKGYGSEKSYEQLAQSLQTFGGSGYLQEYPVEQYIRDAKIDTLYEGTTAIQGQDFFFRKIVRDQGASLNTLSEEIKKFLAGAHGNEDLAPALDSLAKAAVDLEAIVGTMITDLTATGEDVKNIYKVGLNTTRLLMASGDVVVGYLLLKGAAVAAEKLPTASAKDVPFYQGKIAAAKFFAANVLPGVSTERALAESIDNSLMELDEAAF, via the coding sequence ATGGGGCACTACAAGTCGAATCTCCGCGACATCGAGTTCAACCTCTTCGAGGTCCTCGGGCGCGACAAGGTGTACGGCACCGGTCCGTTCGGTGAGATGGACGTCGACACCGCGAAGAGCATCCTGGACGAGATCGCGCGCCTCGCGGAGAACGAGCTCGCCGAGTCCTACGCGGACGCCGACCGCAACCCGCCGGTCTTCGACCCGGAGACCAGGACCGCTCCGGTCCCGGCGAGCTTCAAGAAGTCGTACCAGGCCTTCATGGACTCCGAGTACTGGCGCCTGGGCCTCCCCGAGGAGATCGGCGGCACCACGTCGCCCCGCTCCCTGATCTGGGGCTACGCGGAGCTGCTGCTCGGCGCGAACCCGGCCGTGTGGATGTACTCCTCCGGCCCGGCGTTCGCCGGCATCCTCTTCGACGAGGGCAACGACGAGCAGAAGAAGATCGCGGAGATCGCCGTCGAGAAGCAGTGGGGCTCGACGATGGTGCTGACCGAGCCGGACGCCGGCTCCGACGTCGGCGCCGGCCGGACGAAGGCCGTGCGGCAGGAGGACGGCTCCTGGCACATCGAGGGTGTGAAGCGCTTCATCACCTCGGGCGAGCACGACATGTCCGAGAACATCATCCACTACGTGCTGGCCCGCCCCGAGGGCGCCGGCTCCGGCACCAAGGGCCTCTCGCTCTTCATGGTCCCGAAGTTCCACTTCGACTGGACCACCGGCGAGCTGGGCGAGCGCAACGGCGTGTACGCGACGAACGTCGAGCACAAGATGGGCCTCAAGGCCTCCAACACCTGCGAGATGACCTTCGGCGACCAGCACCCCGCCAAGGGCTGGCTGATCGGCGACAAGCACGACGGCATCCGCCAGATGTTCCGCATCATCGAGTTCGCCCGCATGATGGTCGGCACGAAGGCCATCGCCGCCCTCTCCGCGGGCTACCTGAACGCCCTGGAGTACGCCAAGGAGCGCGTCCAGGGTCCCGACCTGGCGAACTTCATGGACAAGACGGCGCCCAAGGTCACCATCACGCACCACCCCGACGTGCGCCGCTCGCTCATGACGCAGAAGGCGTACGCCGAGGGCATGCGCTCCCTCGTGCTGTACACCGCCTCCGTCCAGGACGCGATCCAGGAGCAGGAGGCCGCGGGCGAGGACGCCAAGGCGCTCAACGGCCTCAACGACCTGCTGCTGCCGATCGTGAAGGGCTACGGCTCCGAGAAGTCCTACGAGCAGCTCGCACAGTCGCTCCAGACGTTCGGCGGCTCCGGCTACCTCCAGGAGTACCCGGTCGAGCAGTACATCCGGGACGCCAAGATCGACACCCTCTACGAGGGCACCACGGCGATCCAGGGCCAGGACTTCTTCTTCCGGAAGATCGTCCGCGACCAGGGCGCCTCGCTCAACACGCTCTCCGAGGAGATCAAGAAGTTCCTCGCGGGCGCCCACGGCAACGAGGACCTGGCCCCGGCGCTGGACTCGCTCGCCAAGGCCGCCGTGGACCTGGAGGCGATCGTCGGCACGATGATCACCGACCTCACCGCGACCGGTGAGGACGTCAAGAACATCTACAAGGTCGGCCTCAACACGACCCGCCTGCTGATGGCGTCCGGCGATGTCGTCGTCGGCTACCTGCTGCTCAAGGGCGCGGCCGTGGCGGCCGAGAAGCTGCCGACCGCCTCCGCGAAGGACGTCCCCTTCTACCAGGGCAAGATCGCCGCCGCGAAGTTCTTCGCCGCGAACGTCCTGCCGGGCGTCTCGACCGAGCGCGCGCTCGCCGAGTCGATCGACAACTCCCTGATGGAGCTGGACGAGGCCGCGTTCTAA
- a CDS encoding M18 family aminopeptidase produces the protein MSSPLRFDRAHTDDLMSFLAASPSPYHAVANAAARLEEAGFRQVEETAAWDASAGGKYVLRGGAIVAWYVPEGAGAHTPFRIAGAHTDSPNLRVKPLPDTGAHGWRQIAVEVYGGTLLNTWLDRDLGLAGRISLRDGTHRLVNIDRALLRVPQLAVHLDRSANTEGLKLDRQKHMQPIWGLGDVEEGDLIRFVAEEAGVDAEDVTGWDLMPHAIEPPSYLGRDRELVAGPRMDNLLSVHAATAALAAVAGQDDADIPYIPVLAAFDHEENGSQSDTGADGPLLGSVLERSVFARGGTYEDRARAFAGTVCLSSDTGHAVHPNYAERHDPTHHPVANGGPILKVNVNMRYATDGSGRAVFAAACEKAGVPWQSFVSNNAMPCGTTIGPITAARHGIQTVDIGVAILSMHSARELCGADDPYLLANALAAFLAG, from the coding sequence ATGAGTTCCCCTCTCCGGTTCGACCGCGCGCACACCGACGACCTGATGTCCTTCCTGGCGGCCAGCCCGTCCCCGTACCACGCCGTGGCGAACGCCGCCGCGCGCCTGGAGGAGGCCGGCTTCCGGCAGGTCGAGGAGACCGCCGCCTGGGACGCGTCGGCCGGTGGGAAGTACGTGCTGCGCGGCGGGGCGATCGTCGCCTGGTACGTCCCGGAGGGCGCCGGGGCGCACACCCCGTTCCGGATCGCCGGGGCGCACACCGACTCCCCGAACCTGCGGGTGAAGCCGCTCCCCGACACCGGGGCGCACGGCTGGCGCCAGATCGCCGTCGAGGTCTACGGCGGCACCCTGCTGAACACCTGGCTCGACCGGGACCTGGGCCTGGCCGGGCGGATCTCGCTGCGGGACGGCACCCACCGGCTGGTCAACATCGACCGGGCGCTGCTGCGCGTGCCGCAGCTGGCCGTGCACCTGGACCGGTCGGCCAACACCGAGGGGCTCAAGCTCGACCGGCAGAAGCACATGCAGCCGATCTGGGGGCTCGGCGACGTCGAGGAGGGCGACCTGATCCGCTTCGTCGCCGAGGAGGCGGGCGTGGACGCGGAGGACGTCACCGGCTGGGACCTGATGCCGCACGCCATCGAGCCGCCCTCGTACCTGGGCCGGGACCGGGAGCTGGTGGCCGGCCCCCGGATGGACAACCTCCTCTCGGTGCACGCCGCGACCGCCGCCCTGGCCGCCGTCGCCGGGCAGGACGACGCCGACATCCCGTACATCCCGGTGCTCGCGGCCTTCGACCACGAGGAGAACGGCTCCCAGTCCGACACCGGGGCCGACGGGCCGCTGCTGGGCTCGGTGCTGGAGCGCTCGGTGTTCGCGCGCGGCGGCACGTACGAGGACCGCGCCCGCGCCTTCGCCGGCACGGTCTGCCTCTCCTCCGACACCGGCCACGCCGTACACCCCAACTACGCGGAGCGGCACGACCCGACGCACCACCCGGTCGCCAACGGCGGGCCGATCCTCAAGGTCAACGTCAACATGCGGTACGCCACCGACGGCAGCGGCCGTGCGGTGTTCGCCGCGGCCTGCGAGAAGGCGGGCGTGCCGTGGCAGAGCTTCGTGTCCAACAACGCGATGCCCTGCGGCACCACGATCGGACCGATCACCGCGGCCCGGCACGGCATCCAGACCGTGGACATCGGCGTGGCGATCCTCTCGATGCACAGCGCGCGTGAGCTGTGCGGCGCCGACGACCCGTACCTGCTGGCGAACGCGCTCGCCGCGTTCCTCGCGGGCTGA
- a CDS encoding DUF6458 family protein: MGLGGCILLIGGGAILAFATDWKMDTVNVDVVGWIMMLVGLVGVFVYMSIARRRRMVVPPTTTVVSDDERRYH, translated from the coding sequence ATGGGACTCGGAGGATGCATTCTCCTGATCGGTGGGGGCGCGATCCTGGCGTTCGCCACGGACTGGAAGATGGACACCGTCAATGTCGACGTGGTCGGCTGGATCATGATGCTCGTCGGCCTCGTGGGGGTCTTCGTCTACATGAGCATCGCGCGGCGCCGCCGTATGGTCGTGCCGCCCACCACCACCGTCGTCTCGGACGACGAGCGCCGCTACCACTGA
- a CDS encoding BTAD domain-containing putative transcriptional regulator, producing MEFRLLGTVSVETLTGPLPLGPAKRRSLLAALLLSANTPVSIGRLTECLWDDEPPSQARGVIQGHVSRLRALLAGADAEAYGVELATLGDAYVLRVPETLLDSQRFEELLMLAREQRGPADAVLMLKEALSLWQGPALSGAFAGPPLRVAAHSLEESRLATVELLSRAYGALGEHHRAAALLTAETAAHPLRESLAAELMLALFRAGRQSEALDRFHRTRRLLADELGIDPGHELADAYALILRGASGPLPGTAPPEAAPPPPAAGPPGAGAPVRVTGDGPGADGPEADAPAPPRPPLPAVPPSHTGQPHPVDLLPRAPRGFHGRAAELAALSRSAAGEAPVCLVTGPAGVGKTALALQWAHRNPALFPDGRLFADLRGFSAAGEPAPIDVLREFLLALGVSPRRVPESVPAAAALFRSLTARRGLLVVLDNARDSATVRTLLPGGADCVTLVTSRHRLEGLIASDAARPVPLDTLETDDGTALLTGVLGEERVLAEPVAARRLSELCGGLPLALRVTAARLAGRPHWTLAALAGELADERGRLAYLDVDDTGVAAALRLTVQQLPPGAVHQLARLGHHPGGHYDPYAAAALAGTDPVTARAALERLAAAHLVTETAPGRWVLHDLVRLYARSLDPASAREALIGVLDHCIATALAAADTAEPGGEPCFVLPEDYRRPSAVQDFADRAEAMRWLATEREDLALAALAAREAGLDDRAWRIILLQWPQMVWRARDSWSPLLELALESARAGKDAYAESRVLALLGWVLTEEGRTTEAVALLERSPALAREAGDPLGEATALINLAIVQAELGALPTGLENCARAVTLARREGDRHTEMLALQHLARMHLTARRPEEALACARAGLDLGPEHEEAARRSLLLAVCGEARLALGDEEDGVQLLDRAAQEAERAGYDVGAVRALAALLRVSARTEFRRRHDEALRRLAEES from the coding sequence GTGGAGTTCCGGCTGCTCGGCACGGTCTCCGTCGAAACGCTCACCGGGCCCCTGCCCCTGGGGCCGGCCAAGCGGCGCAGTCTGCTCGCCGCTCTGCTGCTGTCCGCCAACACGCCGGTCTCCATCGGGCGGTTGACGGAATGCCTGTGGGACGACGAGCCGCCGTCCCAGGCCCGAGGCGTCATCCAGGGGCACGTCTCCCGGCTGCGCGCCCTGCTGGCGGGCGCGGACGCGGAGGCGTACGGAGTGGAGCTGGCCACCCTCGGCGACGCGTACGTGCTGCGGGTCCCGGAGACGCTGCTGGACTCGCAGCGGTTCGAGGAACTGCTGATGCTGGCCCGCGAGCAGCGCGGCCCCGCCGATGCCGTGCTGATGCTGAAGGAGGCCCTGTCCCTGTGGCAGGGCCCCGCGCTCAGCGGCGCGTTCGCCGGTCCGCCGCTCCGGGTGGCCGCGCACTCCCTGGAGGAATCACGGCTGGCGACGGTCGAGCTGCTGTCCCGCGCCTACGGGGCGCTCGGGGAACACCACCGGGCCGCCGCCCTGTTGACCGCGGAGACGGCGGCGCATCCGCTGCGCGAGTCGCTGGCCGCGGAGCTGATGCTGGCGCTGTTCCGGGCGGGTCGTCAGTCGGAGGCGCTGGACCGCTTCCACCGTACGCGGCGGCTCCTCGCCGACGAGTTGGGCATCGACCCGGGGCACGAGCTGGCCGACGCGTACGCGCTGATCCTGCGCGGGGCCTCGGGGCCCCTCCCGGGCACCGCCCCGCCGGAGGCCGCGCCGCCTCCACCTGCCGCCGGGCCGCCCGGTGCCGGGGCGCCGGTGCGTGTCACCGGAGACGGTCCGGGAGCGGACGGTCCGGAAGCAGACGCCCCCGCCCCGCCGCGGCCGCCCCTCCCGGCCGTTCCGCCGTCGCACACCGGCCAACCGCACCCCGTCGACCTGCTGCCCCGCGCACCCCGCGGCTTCCACGGGCGCGCCGCCGAACTGGCCGCGCTCAGCCGGTCGGCGGCGGGTGAGGCGCCGGTCTGTCTGGTCACCGGTCCGGCCGGGGTCGGCAAGACCGCGCTGGCCCTCCAGTGGGCGCACCGCAACCCCGCGCTCTTCCCGGACGGGCGGCTCTTCGCCGATCTGCGCGGGTTCAGCGCGGCCGGGGAGCCCGCGCCCATCGACGTCCTGCGGGAATTCCTGCTCGCACTCGGCGTCTCCCCGCGCCGCGTCCCGGAGTCCGTGCCCGCCGCCGCCGCGCTGTTCCGCTCGCTGACCGCCCGGCGCGGGCTGCTGGTGGTCCTGGACAACGCCCGCGACTCCGCCACCGTCAGGACCCTGCTGCCGGGCGGCGCCGACTGCGTCACCCTGGTCACCAGCCGCCACCGGCTGGAGGGGCTCATCGCCTCGGACGCCGCCCGGCCGGTCCCGCTCGACACCCTGGAGACCGACGACGGCACGGCACTGCTCACCGGAGTGCTGGGGGAGGAGCGGGTCCTCGCCGAACCGGTGGCGGCCCGCCGGCTCTCCGAGCTGTGCGGCGGACTGCCCCTCGCCCTGCGCGTCACCGCCGCCCGCCTCGCCGGACGGCCCCACTGGACGCTGGCCGCGCTGGCCGGGGAGCTGGCCGACGAGCGCGGCCGTCTGGCGTATCTCGACGTGGACGACACCGGGGTCGCCGCCGCGCTGCGGCTCACCGTGCAGCAGCTGCCGCCCGGGGCCGTCCACCAGCTCGCGCGGCTCGGCCACCATCCGGGCGGCCACTACGACCCGTACGCCGCGGCCGCCCTCGCGGGAACGGATCCGGTCACCGCCAGGGCGGCGCTGGAGCGACTGGCCGCCGCCCACCTCGTCACCGAGACCGCACCCGGGCGCTGGGTCCTGCACGACCTGGTGCGCCTCTACGCCCGGAGCCTGGACCCGGCGTCCGCGCGCGAGGCCCTGATCGGGGTGCTCGACCACTGCATCGCCACCGCCCTGGCCGCCGCCGACACGGCGGAGCCCGGCGGCGAACCCTGCTTCGTGCTCCCGGAGGACTACCGCAGGCCCAGCGCCGTGCAGGACTTCGCCGACCGCGCGGAGGCGATGCGCTGGCTGGCCACCGAGCGCGAGGACCTGGCGCTGGCCGCCCTCGCGGCCCGGGAGGCGGGGCTCGACGACCGGGCCTGGCGGATCATCCTGCTCCAGTGGCCGCAGATGGTGTGGCGGGCCCGGGACAGCTGGTCCCCGCTGCTGGAGCTGGCCCTGGAGTCGGCGCGCGCCGGGAAGGACGCGTACGCGGAGTCGCGGGTGCTCGCGCTGCTGGGCTGGGTGCTGACGGAGGAGGGCCGCACCACCGAGGCCGTCGCCCTGCTGGAGCGCTCGCCCGCGCTCGCCCGGGAGGCCGGCGATCCGCTGGGCGAGGCGACCGCGCTGATCAACCTGGCGATCGTCCAGGCCGAGCTGGGCGCGCTCCCCACGGGTCTGGAGAACTGCGCACGCGCCGTCACGCTGGCGCGCCGGGAGGGCGACCGGCACACGGAGATGCTCGCGCTCCAGCACCTCGCCCGGATGCACCTGACCGCACGCCGCCCCGAGGAGGCCCTCGCCTGCGCACGGGCCGGGCTCGATCTGGGACCCGAGCACGAGGAGGCGGCGCGCCGCTCCCTGCTGCTGGCCGTCTGCGGCGAGGCCCGGCTGGCCCTGGGCGACGAGGAGGACGGCGTACAGCTGCTGGACCGGGCCGCACAGGAGGCGGAGCGGGCCGGCTACGACGTGGGCGCCGTACGGGCCCTGGCGGCGCTGCTGCGGGTGTCCGCGCGGACGGAGTTCCGGCGGCGGCACGACGAGGCGCTGCGACGGCTCGCCGAGGAGAGCTAG